A part of Macaca mulatta isolate MMU2019108-1 chromosome 12, T2T-MMU8v2.0, whole genome shotgun sequence genomic DNA contains:
- the LOC114671352 gene encoding uncharacterized protein LOC114671352 → MAAGDLCGRAGIRAAPAPRAPPALLLRVALGTWHSLPPESRAAQPAGRSSPLRPGPLRRRRQRHLPRATGRGPSARGPGGWRGRAGEGLGGAASCSRENRNALPPALAPCYGALDWARFMQTRSRSPERTGCRSPWWPEAGKELLINRSELHTQQALRSPGVQLMKTPDSARLRDSSGLPACG, encoded by the exons ATGGCGGCGGGCGATCTGTGTGGCCGAGCCGGGATCCGCGCTGCTCCCGCCCCCCGCGCACCGCCCGCTCTGCTCCTCCGCGTAGCACTTGGGACGTGGCACTCGCTGCCGCCGGAGAGCCGGGCCGCACAGCCCGCCGGGAGATCGTCTCCGCTGCGGCCCGGGCCGCTGCGACGCCGCAGACAGCGCCACCTGCCGCGAGCCACTGGAAGGGGCCCGAGCGCGCGCGGGCCGggagggtggagagggagggCCGGAGAAGGGCTGGGAGGTGCCGCGTCGTGCTCGCGAGAGAACAGAAATGCGCTTCCCCCTGCTTTGGCGCCTTGCTACGGGGCCCTGGATTGGGCCAGATTTATGCAGACGCGTTCCCGCTCGCCTGAAAGAACAGGTTGCAGGTCCCCCTGGTggccagaggcagggaaagagctGCTGATAAACAGGAGCGAACTCCACACACAGCAAGCTCTCCGTTCTCCGGGTGTACAG CTCAtgaaaaccccagactcagccagactcagagACTCATCAGGATTACCTGCTTGTGGGTAG